In one window of Candidatus Avedoeria danica DNA:
- a CDS encoding helix-turn-helix domain-containing protein — protein MSDPARDPDLQRRAAVFAALGDPNRLAIVEALALTDASPSDLEARLGIPSNLLAHHLDALEAVGLICRTRSAGDGRRRYVRLASDAPVHPFRSDRVEASDVLFVCHHNSARSQFAEVCWRQHSAIPAASAGLQPAARVHPLAVQASARRGLDLTGQVPRGYDQLSRVPGLVVSVCDLAFEDAVPFDDARRLHWSVPDPGARSDSGAFDAAFDEIARRIHRLAPFVVPPPAA, from the coding sequence ATGAGCGATCCAGCGCGCGATCCCGACCTCCAACGCCGCGCCGCCGTCTTCGCAGCGCTCGGCGACCCGAACCGCCTGGCCATCGTCGAGGCCCTCGCCCTCACCGATGCCTCGCCGTCCGACCTCGAGGCCCGCCTCGGGATCCCCTCCAACCTCCTCGCGCACCACCTGGATGCGCTCGAGGCGGTCGGCTTGATCTGCCGCACCCGCTCGGCGGGCGACGGCCGGCGGCGCTATGTGCGATTGGCGTCCGACGCGCCGGTGCACCCGTTCCGATCCGACCGGGTCGAGGCGTCGGACGTCCTGTTCGTGTGTCATCACAATTCGGCGCGCTCGCAGTTCGCCGAAGTGTGCTGGCGACAGCACTCCGCGATCCCCGCCGCGTCGGCCGGTCTCCAACCGGCCGCACGGGTGCACCCGCTGGCGGTTCAGGCCTCGGCGCGTCGAGGATTGGATCTGACAGGCCAAGTGCCGCGCGGCTACGACCAGCTGAGCCGCGTGCCGGGCCTCGTCGTCAGCGTGTGCGACCTGGCGTTCGAGGATGCCGTCCCGTTCGACGATGCGCGGCGCCTGCACTGGTCCGTGCCGGACCCGGGCGCGCGGTCCGACAGCGGGGCGTTCGATGCGGCCTTCGACGAGATCGCCCGGCGAATTCATCGGCTCGCACCGTTCGTCGTCCCGCCGCCGGCCGCCTGA
- a CDS encoding arsenate reductase ArsC yields the protein MSQPSPSPSPSPSPASVARTSAPSLDEIPLEFRPLLRSAAQRLTAEFASYFSAETIERFLDESLDEILARARVRAFIPLFAERFAHDRLWSLAKAEGKLITDMPVVLFLCVHNAGRSQMAAGWLDHLAGDRVKVMSGGSVPDGEVNENAVAAMKERGIDIGKQFPKPWTDEVVQAADVVITMGCGDACPIYPGKKYEDWVVDDPAGVGLDAVRAIRDDLEQRVKVLLTHLDTR from the coding sequence GTGTCCCAGCCATCCCCATCCCCATCCCCATCCCCATCGCCCGCGTCCGTTGCCCGAACTTCGGCGCCCAGCCTCGACGAGATCCCGCTCGAGTTTCGGCCTTTGCTGCGCAGCGCCGCCCAGCGCCTGACGGCGGAGTTCGCCAGCTACTTCAGCGCCGAAACGATCGAGCGCTTCTTGGACGAGTCGCTCGACGAGATCCTCGCCCGCGCCCGGGTGCGCGCCTTCATCCCGCTGTTCGCCGAGCGCTTCGCCCACGACCGCCTGTGGTCACTCGCCAAGGCGGAAGGCAAGCTGATAACGGACATGCCCGTCGTCCTATTCCTGTGCGTGCACAACGCCGGCCGATCCCAGATGGCCGCCGGCTGGCTGGACCACCTGGCGGGCGATCGCGTCAAGGTGATGTCCGGTGGATCGGTCCCCGATGGAGAGGTGAACGAGAACGCCGTCGCGGCCATGAAGGAGCGCGGCATCGACATCGGCAAGCAGTTCCCGAAGCCGTGGACGGACGAGGTCGTGCAGGCCGCCGATGTCGTCATCACGATGGGTTGCGGGGATGCCTGCCCGATCTACCCGGGCAAGAAGTACGAGGACTGGGTCGTCGACGATCCGGCCGGCGTCGGCCTGGACGCCGTGCGCGCCATTCGCGATGACTTGGAACAGCGCGTCAAGGTGCTGCTCACCCACCTCGACACGCGCTGA
- a CDS encoding aquaporin, with product MNVRRAAAEAMGTFFLVLVGTGTIMADDHLDGAIGPVGIALAFGLVVMGMIHATRHLSGAHLNPAVTIGLWSTGRFPAGSVPAYLSAQLTGAVAASACLAVLRAQLSGAQPAAPNAPSSSIAPSLPLSLGVTTSHVGPALGLLVEFVLTFALMFVILAMATDARAPAGLAPLAIGATVAFDALLGGALTGASMNPARSFGPALITGEWAQHWIYWVGPVAGALVAAPVYDWLRAVSNQPAMPPPQP from the coding sequence ATGAACGTTCGGCGGGCGGCCGCCGAGGCTATGGGCACGTTCTTCCTCGTGCTCGTCGGCACCGGCACGATCATGGCCGACGATCACCTCGACGGCGCGATCGGCCCGGTGGGCATCGCCTTGGCCTTCGGCCTGGTGGTGATGGGCATGATCCACGCGACCAGGCACCTCTCGGGCGCCCATCTCAACCCCGCGGTGACGATCGGCCTGTGGTCGACCGGACGATTTCCCGCCGGCTCGGTGCCCGCCTATCTCAGCGCGCAGCTCACCGGGGCGGTGGCAGCGTCCGCCTGCCTGGCCGTCCTCCGGGCGCAACTGTCCGGGGCGCAACCGGCCGCGCCGAACGCACCGTCCTCGTCGATCGCGCCGTCCCTGCCGCTCTCGCTCGGCGTGACGACTTCCCACGTCGGCCCGGCGCTTGGCCTGCTCGTCGAGTTCGTGCTCACGTTCGCCCTGATGTTCGTCATCCTGGCCATGGCCACCGATGCCCGCGCCCCCGCCGGCCTCGCCCCCCTGGCGATCGGCGCCACCGTCGCCTTCGATGCGCTCCTCGGCGGCGCCTTGACCGGCGCCTCGATGAACCCGGCACGCTCGTTCGGCCCGGCGCTGATCACCGGCGAGTGGGCGCAGCACTGGATCTATTGGGTTGGCCCTGTGGCCGGCGCGCTCGTCGCCGCCCCCGTGTATGACTGGCTGCGCGCCGTATCGAACCAGCCCGCGATGCCGCCGCCCCAGCCGTAG